The sequence below is a genomic window from Serratia nevei.
GGGTTCGATTCCTCGATGACGTTCCAATAATTAATTATTATTGGCAACAGAAAAACAGATTTTCGCATAAATAATAATGCCGCTTTCCAGTCTGTTTTCCTGTTGTGAAAAAGTCGCGCTTAGGCTGCGTAATGTTGGAGTGTTGGATGGACGCTTACGCCATAACATGACAGCCGGGAAAGTCACCGGCACATGATTAATAGCCCCGGCCCTGGCCGGGGTTTTTTGTGCCCGCGATCTTAACGCTGCGAGTCCAGCCGTTCGTTGTTTTTCACCACGTCCTGCGCCTTGAGGTAGCTCTCGATCAGCAGCTGATAGGCCGGGAAGATTTTGGTGTAGACCACGGCCCACTGCTGAGCGTCGGCGCGGTTCCAGCTGCCCTGCAGCTCGGAGGCCACGCCGGCGGTGTCGATCGGCACTACGCCGGCCTGTACCACGCGCGCCAGGGTGATTTCCTGCGCCATTTTCGAGTAGGTGCCGGAGGCGTCGATCACCGCGAACACTTTATAGCCTTCGGCCACCGCGCTGATGGACGGGAAGGCCATGCAGACGCTGGTGATGGTGCCGGCGATGATCAAGGTTTTGCGGCCGGTGGCTTTGACCGCCGCCACGAAGTCCGGGTTGTCCCAGGCGTTGATTTCCCCTTTGCGGGCGACGTATTGCGCGTGCGGCGCATTTTGGTGAATTTCCGGGATCAGCGGGCCGTT
It includes:
- a CDS encoding isochorismatase family protein, producing MSTPANFNGQRPVIDANDAVMLLIDHQSGLFQTVADMPMTELRARAAALASIATLSKLPVITTASVPQGPNGPLIPEIHQNAPHAQYVARKGEINAWDNPDFVAAVKATGRKTLIIAGTITSVCMAFPSISAVAEGYKVFAVIDASGTYSKMAQEITLARVVQAGVVPIDTAGVASELQGSWNRADAQQWAVVYTKIFPAYQLLIESYLKAQDVVKNNERLDSQR